The genomic DNA AATTTGATTATAATGACTGTCGAGTAAATATTCTTGATACACCAGGTCACCAAGACTTCAGTGAAGATACGTATCGTACTCTTACAGCTGTTGATAGTGCGGTCATGATAATCGATTCAGCAAAAGGGATTGAGGAGCAGACCTTAAAGCTATTTAAAGTATGTCGAATGAGAGGCATTCCGATTTTTACCTTTATTAATAAGCTTGATCGTCAGGGGAAATCTCCATTAGAACTTTTAGCTGAACTAGAAGAGGTTATGGGAATAGAATCATATCCGATGAACTGGCCGATTGGAATGGGGAAAGAATTTCTCGGTATATATGACCGTTTTTACAAGCGAATTGAACAATTCCGAGTAGATGAGGAAGAACGTTTTGTTGGGTTAAATGAAGATGGAGAAATAGAAGGAGATCATAAATTAAAGCAATACTCCTTATATGACCAGACGTTGGAAGAAATCATGCTATTAAATGAAGCGGGGAATGAGTTTTCTCGTGAAAGAATAGCAAATGGGGAACTAACACCTGTATTCTTTGGTAGCGCCCTAGCGAACTTTGGTGTTCAAACTTTTCTAGAAACCTATCTTCAATTTGCACCTGCACCTCAAGCACGGGAATCTACAGAAGGAAAAATCGATCCATTATCAGAGGATTTCTCAGGCTTTATTTTTAAGATTCAAGCTAATATGAATCCTGCTCATAGGGATAGAATTGCCTTTTTACGTGTATGTTCAGGAAAATTCGAAAGAGGGATGACAGTCAATATCCCACGCTTAGGAAAGTCAATGAAGCTTTCTCAATCAACACAGTTTATGGCGGATGACCGAAACACGGTTGATGAAGCGGTTAGTGGAGATATTATTGGTTTGTACGATCCAGGTACGTATCAAATTGGAGATACATTGACTGTTGGAAAAAACAACTTTCAATATGAAAAGCTTCCACAGTTTACACCTGAACTCTTTGTTCGAGTTTCAGCTAAAAACGTAATGAAGCAAAAGTCTTTTCATAAAGGAATTCAGCAACTTGTACAAGAGGGAGCCATTCAGCTCTTCCGTACGGTTCGAACAGATGATTATTTGCTAGGGGCCGTAGGTCAACTTCAATTTGAAGTGTTTGAGCATCGAATGAGAAACGAGTACAATGCTGAGGTATTAATGGAAAGATTAGGCTCAAAAATTGTCCGTTGGGTCGAAAATGAAGAAATTAACGAAAATCTTTCTAGCAGTCGAAGTCTTTTAGTAAAGGATCGCTACGATAAGAAAGTATTTCTTTTCGAAAACGACTTTGCCCTTCGCTGGTTCCAAGAAAAAAATCCAGATATTACACTTTATAATCCTATGGATGATTATCAATAAGTATAAGGGAGTCCTCAAGATTGAGGGCTTCTTTATTTTA from Robertmurraya sp. FSL R5-0851 includes the following:
- a CDS encoding peptide chain release factor 3, which gives rise to MAKNFKDDVQSRRTFAIISHPDAGKTTLTEKLLLFGGAIRDAGTVKGKKTGKFATSDWMEIEKQRGISVTSSVMQFDYNDCRVNILDTPGHQDFSEDTYRTLTAVDSAVMIIDSAKGIEEQTLKLFKVCRMRGIPIFTFINKLDRQGKSPLELLAELEEVMGIESYPMNWPIGMGKEFLGIYDRFYKRIEQFRVDEEERFVGLNEDGEIEGDHKLKQYSLYDQTLEEIMLLNEAGNEFSRERIANGELTPVFFGSALANFGVQTFLETYLQFAPAPQARESTEGKIDPLSEDFSGFIFKIQANMNPAHRDRIAFLRVCSGKFERGMTVNIPRLGKSMKLSQSTQFMADDRNTVDEAVSGDIIGLYDPGTYQIGDTLTVGKNNFQYEKLPQFTPELFVRVSAKNVMKQKSFHKGIQQLVQEGAIQLFRTVRTDDYLLGAVGQLQFEVFEHRMRNEYNAEVLMERLGSKIVRWVENEEINENLSSSRSLLVKDRYDKKVFLFENDFALRWFQEKNPDITLYNPMDDYQ